Proteins encoded in a region of the Sphingomonas sp. OV641 genome:
- a CDS encoding glycosyltransferase, whose translation MALRDVEPPRHARPTLTEEQLRPTERWRKIRALAEAFAHERGTGEAIAAGLVYPLDAYDQFRRDVAIRPPPAPVQPSPPIRVLVDARRAAPFLLRATLRSLQDQSISDWTATVLASEELRVAPVASFAQTDERVAFAPWDLEQGAGEGIAILLDAGTVLDPETLAWLSFALLRTGAGAAYADHDYGVADPAFRILRADPVLYGTFDEALIAAGPAPAVIAVPGAIEKISENGVRDRRAMLIDAGRRGSVAHVPRLLATQLSLPLVARTGRAEPDDAEPGRLAPLVLPEPLSIPSVPRDDRIAVVIPTRDGAGLLSRAIAALRATARQPERLDIVVVDNRSIAADTATLFRRLEKERTARIVPFDAPFNWSLASNLGAASSDAPLIVFANNDVEMLSPDWDDAVADALSAAQVGAVGARLLYPDQTIQHAGIAFGFGPGGAEHEGRGIPAVDPGPGRRYAIRHAVSALTGAFLAVRRGDFYQVNGFDAGRLMIAHSDVDFCLRLRELGRTILYCPEIEAIHHEGATRGRNQTKVAIAWDEGERMDLLERWGAALAEDPGISPYWQRGERPFDLLREPTTREILAQIDRSASDYPWMPSRSDPS comes from the coding sequence ATGGCGCTGCGCGATGTCGAACCGCCGCGCCATGCTCGACCGACGCTGACAGAGGAACAGCTCCGCCCGACGGAACGCTGGAGGAAAATTCGGGCGCTGGCCGAAGCCTTTGCCCATGAACGCGGGACTGGTGAAGCCATCGCCGCTGGGCTTGTCTATCCGCTGGATGCGTATGATCAGTTCCGCCGTGACGTGGCGATACGTCCGCCGCCGGCCCCGGTGCAGCCATCTCCGCCGATCAGGGTGCTGGTGGACGCCAGGCGGGCGGCGCCGTTCCTTCTGCGGGCAACCCTGCGGAGCCTGCAGGATCAGTCGATCAGTGACTGGACCGCCACTGTGCTTGCCTCCGAGGAGCTGCGCGTCGCGCCCGTTGCTTCGTTCGCCCAGACCGACGAGCGCGTTGCGTTCGCGCCTTGGGACTTGGAACAGGGTGCGGGCGAGGGGATCGCGATCCTGCTGGACGCGGGCACGGTGCTCGATCCCGAGACGCTTGCGTGGCTGTCCTTTGCCCTGCTTCGGACCGGTGCCGGAGCAGCCTATGCCGACCATGACTACGGCGTGGCAGATCCGGCCTTTCGCATATTGCGCGCCGATCCGGTCTTGTACGGCACTTTCGACGAGGCGCTCATTGCCGCGGGTCCTGCGCCGGCAGTGATTGCCGTGCCCGGCGCCATTGAGAAGATCAGCGAGAATGGAGTGCGCGATCGGCGGGCGATGCTGATCGATGCAGGTCGGCGGGGCAGCGTGGCACATGTGCCGCGACTGCTGGCCACGCAGCTCAGCCTGCCACTTGTCGCTAGAACCGGGCGAGCAGAGCCGGATGATGCAGAACCAGGTCGCCTGGCACCGCTGGTCCTACCCGAGCCCCTGTCGATCCCGTCTGTGCCGCGAGACGATCGGATCGCGGTGGTGATCCCCACGCGAGACGGGGCCGGCCTGCTATCGCGAGCGATCGCGGCGCTCCGTGCGACGGCGCGGCAGCCCGAGCGGCTGGACATTGTGGTGGTCGATAATCGAAGCATCGCCGCCGATACCGCTACTCTATTCCGCCGACTGGAGAAGGAACGCACAGCACGGATTGTGCCGTTCGACGCGCCGTTCAACTGGTCGCTGGCATCGAACCTGGGCGCTGCTTCAAGCGATGCGCCGTTGATCGTCTTCGCCAACAATGATGTGGAGATGCTCTCGCCAGATTGGGACGATGCGGTCGCTGACGCTTTGAGCGCGGCTCAGGTCGGCGCGGTCGGCGCACGGCTGCTTTATCCCGACCAAACGATCCAGCACGCCGGCATCGCCTTCGGCTTCGGGCCTGGCGGCGCGGAGCATGAGGGGCGCGGCATCCCGGCCGTGGATCCTGGCCCCGGTCGGCGCTATGCCATCAGACATGCGGTGTCCGCGCTGACGGGCGCATTTCTGGCGGTGAGGCGGGGAGATTTTTACCAGGTCAACGGATTCGATGCAGGTCGGCTGATGATCGCGCATAGCGACGTTGATTTCTGCCTGCGCCTCCGCGAACTCGGCCGAACCATCCTTTACTGCCCTGAGATCGAGGCGATCCATCACGAAGGCGCCACGCGGGGACGCAACCAGACAAAGGTGGCGATTGCCTGGGACGAAGGCGAGCGCATGGATCTGCTTGAGCGCTGGGGAGCAGCGTTGGCCGAAGATCCTGGCATCAGCCCGTATTGGCAGCGCGGTGAACGGCCGTTTGATCTGCTTCGGGAGCCGACGACGCGGGAAATCCTGGCGCAGATCGACCGGAGCGCCAGCGATTACCCATGGATGCCAAGTCGTTCTGACCCATCATGA
- a CDS encoding rhamnan synthesis F family protein, with product MKFMRRRSEAERYYARSFDIDGNLAARAELESLGKVPERDLSARRVRSDRQLVGSVDRVDGRVVRGWAVEPDPSEGPAEIEIVTADGRIIGSGTATQLRPDVAKAGYTKAPTGFTLFVDAEDLAGETVRADVRLRSTGDVLDGSPLTIAIPSSADAEAARRVTAARHMFAKPLAKVGGEHAIFVAYADTGVLQPFVRNFLRLLTEEGISVSLVVNADRPVMLDDELLDIVSSAVVRENKGYDFGAWAHMLRLEPRLYSADCLYVINDSIFGPSSSAAFSELISRIRKNDADLVGLTESLERGWHLQSYFFRVSADLLASYAFHLFVNSVQVITDKDAIINRYEVPLTERVCEAGFTADSIFKVDEARNPTLFAWKRLLTAGFPFVKTSLLRNSFGYVSTKGLDRELRRARFDPDLRDATRDYFTSEPLPAPGYSLLARPLPSNAAEGLPAKPYKVAFYGPWNFDNGLGAASRGIIAAIRKAGVRLNLHPIRKPFHVHKPLVPPHDVIDFDGAADVAIVHLNPDSWHLLTEDQRAQISQARRRIGYWVWEMEQLPPDWQREFASVDRIWAPSSYNADVFAAEGRAPVDVIPHVVPVASDLLGSGSSIREALDLPGDRRMILYIFDGASYLVRKNPAALIHAFAASGLAQRGWTLVLKTKHLLDRPGEGRALALLAEQTEGVLLLNRSLSSHEVSDLVSSCDIYASPHCSEGFGLTVAEAMAAGRVVLATDYGGTRQFLDHSCGFPVAAQPWTLEEDFGHYFRGGTWARIDQAALAEALVAAAERVEAGDETIGAAARARVAEKLSIEAVGSGIAASLDALFSDRERVRHIVPRIEDGGMGVPLSSAGTIIDRQSVALKVLPLAAGSLVPTRTGLVDVANEPEDWLLIAPEDARIHPMTATILARYAAARPDVALFYADDVAFGEDTLLQQVRLKPQFNRTLLAAQDYVGAPLFVRGSALHDAGGLRPELGNAALFDLVLRCAERGFSIGGIPEVMLVQSGRRILAPVDDRRALLQRSPLYAGYEVSEGQAAGALQLSARFGAELPHVTLCIPTRRTSVDGDEGTYIERLLRSLAQVDWPADRLTVLIGDDVAGEAAWADADWPFRLRRIETGRAAGEPFNFAAKMNLLWQSAESELIVLLNDDVVALDQEWLRALIGFAADRDVGAVGPRLLYDDGTIQHAGIYGGIHGTCVHAWLGAKAGEPTYQNWAITQREVSVVTGAVLATRRSVLELVGGFDERFSLEFNDVDLCLKIRQQGFHIIYNPVAELIHSEKKSRGEIASPGDQLALFLARWGDWLTDDPALPPRMRRDMLDLTPAVDGGDWFV from the coding sequence ATGAAGTTCATGCGTCGGCGGTCGGAGGCGGAGCGCTATTATGCACGCAGCTTTGACATCGACGGCAACCTTGCTGCTCGTGCTGAACTGGAATCGCTGGGAAAGGTCCCCGAGCGTGATCTTTCGGCGCGACGGGTGCGAAGCGACCGACAATTGGTCGGCAGCGTGGATAGGGTGGATGGTCGGGTCGTGCGCGGCTGGGCGGTTGAACCCGACCCATCGGAGGGGCCTGCTGAAATCGAGATCGTGACCGCGGACGGACGGATCATCGGCTCAGGCACGGCAACGCAGTTGCGCCCGGACGTCGCCAAGGCCGGCTATACCAAGGCTCCGACCGGGTTCACGCTGTTCGTCGATGCGGAGGATCTTGCGGGTGAGACGGTGCGGGCTGATGTCCGGCTGCGGTCCACTGGAGACGTTCTCGATGGATCGCCACTGACGATAGCCATACCGAGTTCAGCGGATGCGGAGGCAGCGCGGCGGGTTACAGCGGCGCGCCACATGTTCGCCAAGCCGCTCGCAAAGGTTGGCGGTGAGCACGCCATTTTCGTGGCTTATGCCGACACAGGAGTGCTTCAGCCATTCGTCAGGAACTTTCTGCGGCTGCTGACTGAAGAAGGCATTTCGGTGTCCCTGGTCGTTAACGCGGACCGACCAGTGATGCTTGACGATGAACTGCTGGATATCGTTTCCAGTGCCGTCGTCCGCGAGAACAAGGGGTACGACTTCGGTGCCTGGGCACATATGTTGCGTCTGGAGCCACGGCTTTATTCGGCCGACTGCCTCTATGTCATAAACGACAGCATCTTCGGCCCAAGCAGCTCGGCCGCCTTCTCTGAGCTGATCAGCCGGATCCGGAAGAACGATGCGGATCTTGTCGGCCTGACCGAATCACTTGAGCGTGGCTGGCATCTGCAAAGTTACTTCTTTCGCGTGAGCGCGGATCTGCTTGCCTCCTACGCCTTTCACTTGTTCGTCAATTCAGTTCAGGTGATTACGGACAAGGACGCCATCATCAACAGATATGAAGTGCCTTTGACGGAGCGCGTCTGCGAAGCCGGTTTCACGGCGGACAGCATCTTCAAGGTCGATGAGGCGCGCAACCCGACGTTGTTCGCGTGGAAACGTCTCCTCACGGCGGGCTTTCCGTTCGTGAAGACGTCGCTCCTTCGGAATAGCTTTGGCTATGTCAGCACCAAAGGACTGGACAGGGAATTGCGCCGCGCTCGGTTCGACCCGGACCTGCGCGATGCCACGCGTGACTATTTCACGAGCGAGCCTCTTCCCGCACCAGGGTATTCGCTGCTTGCCCGTCCGCTGCCCAGCAACGCTGCGGAAGGGTTGCCAGCCAAGCCCTATAAGGTTGCCTTTTACGGCCCGTGGAACTTCGACAACGGCTTGGGGGCTGCCAGCCGGGGCATCATTGCCGCCATCAGAAAGGCCGGCGTGCGACTGAACCTGCATCCGATCCGCAAGCCGTTCCACGTTCACAAGCCGCTCGTTCCGCCGCACGATGTCATTGACTTCGACGGGGCTGCCGATGTGGCAATCGTTCATCTGAACCCCGATTCCTGGCACCTGCTGACCGAGGATCAACGAGCGCAGATTAGTCAGGCGCGCCGACGCATCGGCTATTGGGTGTGGGAAATGGAGCAGCTGCCGCCCGATTGGCAACGCGAGTTTGCATCCGTTGACCGAATCTGGGCGCCGAGCAGCTATAACGCGGACGTGTTTGCGGCCGAGGGGCGAGCCCCTGTGGACGTCATTCCGCATGTGGTACCGGTCGCCAGCGATCTGCTTGGCAGCGGATCCTCGATCCGCGAGGCGCTGGATCTTCCTGGCGATCGCCGCATGATCCTCTACATCTTCGACGGCGCCAGCTATCTGGTGCGTAAGAATCCCGCGGCGTTGATCCACGCATTTGCAGCCTCCGGTCTGGCCCAGCGGGGCTGGACTTTGGTTCTTAAAACCAAGCACCTTCTGGATCGTCCGGGAGAGGGCAGGGCTCTCGCCTTGCTTGCCGAGCAGACCGAGGGCGTTCTGCTGCTCAATCGCTCGCTCAGCAGCCACGAAGTGTCGGACCTTGTGTCGTCGTGCGACATCTACGCCTCTCCCCATTGCTCAGAAGGGTTCGGCCTTACCGTTGCCGAGGCGATGGCGGCCGGTCGCGTGGTACTGGCCACCGATTACGGCGGGACCCGTCAGTTCCTTGACCATAGTTGTGGTTTTCCGGTGGCGGCACAGCCGTGGACGCTGGAGGAAGACTTCGGTCATTACTTCCGCGGCGGAACATGGGCTCGCATCGATCAAGCCGCGCTGGCGGAGGCGCTTGTCGCCGCTGCCGAGCGGGTCGAGGCCGGTGATGAGACGATTGGCGCTGCCGCCCGCGCCCGAGTGGCTGAAAAGTTATCAATCGAGGCGGTCGGCTCGGGCATCGCTGCAAGCCTGGATGCGCTGTTCTCTGACCGGGAGAGGGTGCGGCATATTGTTCCAAGGATCGAGGACGGCGGAATGGGCGTTCCGTTATCCAGCGCCGGTACAATCATCGATCGGCAATCCGTGGCCTTGAAGGTGCTGCCGCTCGCAGCGGGATCGCTCGTGCCGACGCGCACGGGTCTTGTCGACGTCGCGAACGAACCGGAAGACTGGCTGCTGATCGCTCCGGAAGACGCACGTATCCACCCGATGACGGCGACCATTCTGGCTCGATACGCGGCCGCCCGCCCGGACGTAGCGCTCTTCTACGCAGACGATGTCGCGTTTGGTGAAGACACGTTGCTGCAACAGGTGCGCTTGAAGCCGCAGTTCAATCGGACGCTGCTGGCAGCGCAGGATTATGTCGGAGCGCCGCTGTTCGTCCGCGGATCTGCTTTGCACGACGCTGGCGGTTTGCGGCCGGAGTTGGGAAATGCGGCATTGTTTGATCTCGTGCTGCGGTGCGCGGAACGGGGCTTTTCGATCGGCGGCATTCCCGAAGTGATGCTGGTTCAAAGCGGCCGTCGCATCCTTGCGCCCGTGGACGACCGCCGTGCCCTGCTCCAGCGTTCGCCACTTTATGCGGGCTATGAAGTTTCGGAGGGGCAGGCGGCAGGTGCCCTGCAACTCTCCGCTCGGTTCGGTGCGGAGCTGCCTCACGTAACGTTGTGCATTCCCACTCGCCGTACGTCGGTGGACGGTGACGAGGGCACCTACATCGAACGGTTGCTGCGCAGTCTCGCGCAAGTCGACTGGCCGGCCGACCGCCTGACTGTGCTGATCGGGGACGATGTCGCTGGCGAGGCGGCTTGGGCTGACGCCGATTGGCCCTTCCGCTTGCGAAGGATCGAGACCGGGCGAGCAGCGGGCGAGCCCTTCAACTTTGCAGCCAAGATGAACCTGCTATGGCAGTCTGCGGAGAGCGAGCTGATCGTTCTACTGAACGACGATGTCGTCGCGCTTGATCAAGAGTGGCTACGTGCTCTCATTGGCTTCGCGGCGGATCGCGATGTCGGTGCGGTGGGGCCGCGCCTGTTGTACGATGACGGAACGATCCAGCACGCCGGCATCTACGGTGGCATCCACGGGACCTGCGTCCATGCGTGGCTCGGCGCTAAGGCTGGAGAGCCGACCTATCAGAATTGGGCCATCACTCAGCGCGAAGTGTCCGTCGTCACGGGTGCTGTCCTGGCGACCCGCCGGAGCGTTCTTGAGCTGGTTGGCGGCTTTGACGAGCGGTTCAGCCTGGAGTTCAACGACGTCGATCTATGTTTGAAGATTCGGCAGCAGGGCTTTCATATCATCTACAATCCTGTCGCCGAACTCATTCATTCCGAAAAGAAATCCCGTGGCGAGATCGCATCCCCCGGAGATCAGCTGGCGCTATTTCTAGCGCGGTGGGGCGACTGGCTGACAGACGATCCGGCTTTGCCGCCCCGAATGCGCCGCGACATGCTCGACCTGACGCCAGCGGTGGACGGCGGTGACTGGTTCGTCTGA
- a CDS encoding queuosine precursor transporter, whose protein sequence is MTEGATPYRVSATKLHGQSLRYYDFVMAAFVAVLLLSNVLGAGKVAQIWLPGVGFWPFGAGILFFPVSYVIGDVLTEVYGYARARRVIWAGFAATVFMALMAWVVVALPPAPDWTNQASYEAVFGQVPRIVFASMCAFWAGEFVNSYVLARLKVATGGRHLWMRTIGSTIAGQGIDSLIFYPLAFLGAEGWTTGLVLTVLFTQWILKVSWEALLTPFTYVVVGWLKRAEGMDVFDEETDFNPFGTRV, encoded by the coding sequence ATGACCGAGGGGGCAACACCGTACCGAGTTTCGGCAACCAAGTTGCATGGGCAGAGCCTGAGATATTACGATTTCGTCATGGCGGCGTTTGTTGCCGTGCTGTTGCTCTCCAATGTGCTCGGCGCGGGGAAGGTAGCCCAGATCTGGTTGCCGGGCGTTGGCTTCTGGCCGTTCGGCGCGGGGATCCTGTTTTTCCCCGTCAGCTACGTCATCGGCGATGTATTGACGGAAGTGTACGGCTACGCGCGCGCGCGACGCGTGATCTGGGCTGGCTTCGCCGCCACGGTGTTCATGGCGCTGATGGCCTGGGTGGTGGTGGCTCTGCCACCGGCGCCGGACTGGACCAACCAAGCTTCCTATGAGGCTGTGTTCGGCCAAGTGCCCAGGATAGTTTTCGCGAGCATGTGCGCCTTTTGGGCGGGCGAGTTCGTCAATTCATATGTTCTTGCCAGGCTGAAGGTCGCGACGGGAGGGCGACATCTTTGGATGCGCACGATCGGTTCAACGATCGCGGGGCAAGGGATCGACAGCCTGATCTTCTATCCGCTAGCCTTTCTTGGCGCGGAGGGCTGGACTACCGGGCTCGTCCTTACCGTGCTGTTCACACAGTGGATTCTGAAAGTGTCCTGGGAGGCGCTGCTGACCCCGTTCACCTATGTCGTGGTCGGGTGGTTGAAGCGGGCGGAGGGCATGGATGTGTTTGACGAGGAGACGGACTTCAATCCCTTCGGCACCCGCGTCTGA
- the purQ gene encoding phosphoribosylformylglycinamidine synthase subunit PurQ, translated as MKTAVVVFPGSNCDRDLAVALEEVTGTKPAMVWHGDTELPDGIGLIAVPGGFSYGDYLRSGAMAARSPIMRAVSEKAAAGVSVLGVCNGFQILTESGLLPGALMRNAGLNFVCRDVALTVENAQSAFTSRYSAGETIKIPVAHHDGNYVADQETLDRLEGEGRVAFRYAEDVNGSARGIAGILNDAGNVLGMMPHPERRIEAAHGGVEGRRLFEGLLDLVN; from the coding sequence ATGAAGACGGCGGTTGTCGTCTTCCCCGGCTCCAACTGCGACCGCGATCTCGCCGTGGCGCTGGAGGAAGTCACTGGCACGAAGCCGGCGATGGTGTGGCATGGCGACACCGAGCTGCCAGACGGCATCGGCCTGATCGCCGTGCCGGGCGGCTTTTCCTACGGTGATTATCTTCGTTCCGGCGCCATGGCGGCGCGCTCTCCGATCATGCGCGCGGTGTCCGAAAAGGCGGCCGCTGGCGTGTCCGTACTGGGCGTCTGCAACGGATTTCAGATCCTGACCGAATCGGGTCTGCTGCCCGGCGCACTCATGCGCAATGCGGGTCTCAATTTCGTCTGCCGCGATGTCGCCCTGACCGTAGAGAATGCGCAGAGCGCGTTCACCAGCCGCTATTCGGCCGGAGAGACGATCAAGATCCCGGTTGCGCATCACGACGGCAATTATGTCGCCGATCAGGAAACGCTCGATCGCCTCGAAGGCGAAGGCCGCGTCGCCTTCCGCTATGCCGAGGACGTCAACGGCTCTGCCCGCGGCATCGCTGGCATTCTGAATGATGCCGGCAATGTTCTTGGCATGATGCCGCACCCGGAACGCCGGATCGAGGCCGCTCATGGTGGCGTGGAAGGGCGGCGATTGTTTGAAGGGTTGCTGGATCTCGTCAACTGA
- the purS gene encoding phosphoribosylformylglycinamidine synthase subunit PurS codes for MKLRIYVTLKPGVLDPQGKAIEHALSGLGFNGVEGARVGKLIELEVAESIDDAQIDAMCRQLLANTVIENYRVERA; via the coding sequence ATGAAGCTGCGCATCTACGTCACGCTAAAGCCCGGTGTCCTTGATCCCCAGGGGAAGGCCATCGAGCACGCTCTCTCCGGCCTCGGCTTCAACGGGGTCGAAGGGGCTCGTGTCGGCAAGCTGATCGAGCTGGAAGTCGCCGAGTCGATCGACGACGCGCAGATCGATGCCATGTGCCGCCAGTTGCTGGCGAACACGGTGATCGAGAACTATCGGGTCGAGCGCGCATGA
- the purC gene encoding phosphoribosylaminoimidazolesuccinocarboxamide synthase, with translation MARRRQIYEGKAKILYEGPEPGTLIQYFKDDATAFNAQKKGTINGKGVLNNRISEHIFTLLGNIGVPTHFIRRLNMREQLIRQVEIVPIEVIVRNVAAGSLSKRLGIEEGTQLPRTILEYCYKDDALGDPMISDEHIAAFGWASQDEMHDIADLAIRVNDFLSGLFAGIGIRLVDFKLEFGRIWDNDYGRIILADEISPDGCRLWDMTTNEKLDKDRFRRDLGGEVEAYQEVARRLGLLPEGGETAILDMAEHRERRGK, from the coding sequence ATGGCGCGGCGCCGGCAAATCTACGAAGGCAAGGCCAAGATCCTGTACGAGGGGCCCGAGCCCGGCACCTTGATTCAGTATTTCAAGGACGACGCGACTGCCTTCAACGCTCAGAAGAAGGGCACGATCAACGGCAAGGGCGTCCTGAACAACCGCATTTCGGAGCATATCTTCACGCTCCTGGGCAATATCGGCGTGCCGACCCACTTCATCCGCCGCCTCAACATGCGCGAGCAGTTGATCCGGCAGGTGGAAATCGTGCCGATCGAGGTGATCGTGCGCAATGTCGCGGCCGGCTCGCTCAGCAAGCGCCTCGGCATCGAAGAAGGCACCCAGCTGCCCCGCACGATCCTTGAATATTGCTACAAGGACGATGCGCTGGGCGATCCGATGATCTCGGACGAACATATCGCCGCCTTCGGGTGGGCCAGCCAGGACGAGATGCACGACATCGCCGACCTGGCGATCCGGGTGAACGACTTCCTGTCGGGCCTGTTCGCTGGCATCGGCATCCGTCTGGTGGACTTCAAGCTCGAGTTCGGGCGCATCTGGGACAATGATTACGGCCGGATCATCCTCGCCGACGAAATCAGCCCCGATGGCTGCCGACTGTGGGACATGACCACCAACGAGAAGCTTGACAAGGATCGCTTCCGCCGGGACCTGGGCGGCGAGGTAGAGGCTTATCAAGAGGTTGCTCGTCGCCTCGGGCTTCTGCCCGAAGGTGGCGAAACGGCCATCCTCGACATGGCCGAGCATCGCGAACGTCGCGGAAAATGA
- a CDS encoding alpha/beta hydrolase: MTSSAPSFTPLTWDDLTARPREKPNATIAYGSDNMQKVDVWLPAGAGPHPVVLMVHGGCWQTSIADRSIMDWVAADLRRDRIAVWNIDYRGVDRTGGGYPGTFMDAAKAADELARNASKYNLDLTRVVAVGHSAGGHLALWLAARHNLAASSSLHSPAPVKISHVVSLGGLPDLEATAASPDNGCGVDVVAKLVGTDRSDPYADTSVPRLLPLNTSQTLINGREDRIIPYRMATDYVARAMAAGDEADLITVPNTGHVELVTPDAAAWLEAKKTIRAALGRKAAP; this comes from the coding sequence ATGACCAGCTCAGCCCCCTCTTTCACGCCCCTCACCTGGGACGACCTCACCGCCCGCCCGCGCGAGAAGCCGAATGCAACGATCGCGTATGGCAGCGACAACATGCAAAAGGTCGACGTCTGGCTTCCCGCCGGCGCCGGCCCGCATCCGGTCGTGCTGATGGTCCATGGCGGCTGCTGGCAGACCAGCATCGCCGATCGCTCGATCATGGACTGGGTTGCCGCCGACCTTCGCCGCGACCGCATAGCGGTATGGAACATCGACTATCGCGGTGTCGATCGCACCGGCGGCGGCTATCCCGGCACCTTCATGGACGCTGCGAAGGCTGCTGACGAACTTGCGAGAAACGCGAGCAAATATAATCTCGACCTCACTCGCGTGGTCGCCGTCGGCCACTCCGCCGGTGGCCACCTGGCCCTGTGGCTCGCCGCCCGTCACAATCTTGCCGCCTCGAGCTCGCTTCACAGTCCAGCGCCGGTGAAGATCTCCCATGTCGTCAGCCTCGGCGGCCTGCCCGATCTGGAGGCGACCGCCGCCAGCCCCGACAATGGTTGCGGCGTCGATGTTGTCGCCAAGCTCGTCGGCACCGACCGTTCGGATCCCTATGCCGACACCTCGGTCCCCCGCCTCCTTCCCCTGAACACCTCCCAGACCCTCATCAACGGCCGCGAGGATCGCATCATCCCCTATCGCATGGCCACCGACTATGTTGCACGAGCGATGGCGGCCGGCGACGAGGCAGACCTCATCACCGTTCCGAACACCGGCCATGTGGAGCTGGTCACGCCGGACGCGGCCGCGTGGCTCGAAGCGAAAAAGACGATCCGTGCCGCACTCGGCAGGAAGGCAGCGCCATGA